TGCTTCATGCTACATCCCCCTGACTAAAAACTCCCTATCTTAACAGTTTTTAGTGTAGCAAAAGCGAATTTTTGATTGCAATGCTTTTATTATAAAAACGGTTGCAAATACTCAAGCAATTGAGGTTTAGACATGATCTTGCTTGTCATTCCAAGGTATTTTCCATCCTTGAAAACAAGCAGGGATGGTAAACGTCTTACCTTAACACCAGGCTCATAGTGATTCCATAAATACCTAAAAATAGATCCTTTATGCTTTTCACAATTTTTATCAGCAACATCATCATGATTTGTTTTCAATACTTTTATCTTGTCACCAAGCTCATAAGCAATCGCTTCTAAAACAGGAAGCATTCGAATGCAACCAGGACAATTATCACTATAAAAATCAAGAAGAACTAGGCCCTTATGTTTTGCAAACACAGCTTCTAGCTCTTCATACTGATCAATTCTTCTTCATACTGATCAATTCTTTCAAGCTCTACTTTGAGATCTGAAAATCTGGCACTAAAATTTTGATCTAACTTTTGACCGATTGCGACAGTAAATCCAATGTCATATAAAAAGGAAGTTGCATCAAGTGCCGCTTTTGCACCCTCACCAGCAGCCACAATTGCCTGTCGATAAAAAGGATCCTGAATCTCTCCAGCTGCAAATACTCCAGGCATTGAACTTTGCTGCGTTCTGCCGTTCATAACCATGCAACCATGCTCATCCAGGTCAATGCTACCTTTAATTAATTTATTATTTGGATCATGACCGATAGATAAAAAGACCCCATCAATTGGCCTTCGCTCTGTTTTTTTAGTTTCATTGTCATACACATCAATTGCACAAACTTCTGGCGAATTGCATCCACAAGTGTTTTCTTCATGCTTTTGGCAGTCCTTAGCCGATCCATAAATGGCTACAAGCTCTTTATGGAATTCAATAACTGCATTCGGACACTCAAAGACTCTTTTTTGTATCGCAGCTGCAGCTTTCATAGATCCTTTGCGAACGAGCATCGTAACTTTTTTAACATATGGAGCAAGCTCAAAGACCATTTCTGCAGCACTATCACCACCTCCAGAAATAACCACTTCTTTGCCTTTGAAAAATGATGCGTCGCAGACAGCGCACGTTGTAACACCTTTACCAAAAAATTCTTGCTCTCCTGGAATTCCTAAAGTTTTAGGGGTAGCTCCAGTGGCTAAAATAATAGACATAGCTTTAAAACAACGACCCTCTTCTGTCTTTAAAGAAAAGGGCCACTTTGTAAAATCAATACTTGTAACGGTGTCATGAATAATTGTGGCCCCGAAAGAGACCACCTGTTTTTTCATATCATTCATCAGCTCAGGGCCCATAATTTTTTCAGTGCCAGGCCAATTTTCAATATAAGTTGTTTGAGTAAGCTGACCACATGGCATCGGACCAGCAAAAACAAATGCTTTCATCCCAGCCCTGGCTACATAAAGAGCAGCGCTCAGCCCAGCAGGTCCAGAACCAATGATTGCCACAGGAACAACATTTTCTTCTTTTAATGCATTTTGCATAGAATATGATTCGGGAGCATGAACGTTTTGATCAGCCTTGCTCACGCTTGCTCGAAACGATCCTCGACGACCGTAAAAGCATGCGACAATGCATAAAACAGGTAAAACGACTAAGAAAGTTTTAAATACTTTGCCCATTGTAAAACTCCTTGCTAGAAAACCCATAACTGTATATCTAAAAAATTACTGTATAGAGCTAATCCTACAAACACAACATTTAATTAAAAATTAGCTCAAATTTGACAAGCACGCACACTATCCGTAAAATATATAGTATCTACATTAAGTAAAAAAATCCTCATTGTCAAAAAAAACCATTGCCATCCTTTCACTATCTGTCCAAGTTTTTGTAATATATTTTCACAAAAATTTCTTAGGTGTAACAAAATGACTCATTTTCCAAAAAGACGTTTTCTTTCTATAACACTTTTATCACTGACCTGTCTATCCTTTTTTACAATTACTGCAAAAAGACCAGAGCCTCGCAACACAGCTCCTAAAGCAGATGATCTCCAAAACATGGATCGAGAAACTTTTGAACAGAGCATGTCTGAGCAGCGAAAAGCAACAGAACAAATTGGATTTTGTATTCAACAGCTTTTGCAGACAATTGATGCAAAAAAAATCAACTTTTCAAAAGAAGAAAAGGAATATGTCGTTTCTGAATTATTATCAATTCAAGGCTTTGTCAAAAATATTTTAGAGAAATTATTTGTTCAAAATACACCAAAAGCATTAAATGATGCTATTGTTATTAATCAAATACTTATTGATTATCTTTTGTCCGTTTTGCAAACAGATCTTTTATCTATAGATTCTGACAAAATCTATGAGCAGCTTTATAAAGGATCAATGACTCGAATTCCCCAAGAAAAACTTCATACCCTTGAAAAGCATAATCAAAAAAACATTGAAAAATTAGTAATTGCAACCGACAACGTTGGTTTAAAATGGTACAACTTTACATATCGAAGCTTAAAAAAACATCATGCTTACACGATTGCCAAAGGCGTTGGGATAGCCGCCTCTTCAGTTTTTGCAGCAGCCTTCTTTGCATCACACCTTGAAGACAGCCTTCCTGTAAGCCTAGTCAAAAGTACATTCTGGACTAATTACATTGGCAAAAGACCTGTGAACAATAAAAAAACAGGTAACATGGATCTCCCAGATGGCGTCACCTTAGAAACGGCAACAAGCATTCAAAGAGCAATCTTAACTATTCACAAACTCCAAGAAAGCGGACTTA
This is a stretch of genomic DNA from Candidatus Dependentiae bacterium. It encodes these proteins:
- a CDS encoding FAD-dependent oxidoreductase; amino-acid sequence: MGKVFKTFLVVLPVLCIVACFYGRRGSFRASVSKADQNVHAPESYSMQNALKEENVVPVAIIGSGPAGLSAALYVARAGMKAFVFAGPMPCGQLTQTTYIENWPGTEKIMGPELMNDMKKQVVSFGATIIHDTVTSIDFTKWPFSLKTEEGRCFKAMSIILATGATPKTLGIPGEQEFFGKGVTTCAVCDASFFKGKEVVISGGGDSAAEMVFELAPYVKKVTMLVRKGSMKAAAAIQKRVFECPNAVIEFHKELVAIYGSAKDCQKHEENTCGCNSPEVCAIDVYDNETKKTERRPIDGVFLSIGHDPNNKLIKGSIDLDEHGCMVMNGRTQQSSMPGVFAAGEIQDPFYRQAIVAAGEGAKAALDATSFLYDIGFTVAIGQKLDQNFSARFSDLKVELERIDQYEEELISMKS
- a CDS encoding thioredoxin family protein translates to MFAKHKGLVLLDFYSDNCPGCIRMLPVLEAIAYELGDKIKVLKTNHDDVADKNCEKHKGSIFRYLWNHYEPGVKVRRLPSLLVFKDGKYLGMTSKIMSKPQLLEYLQPFL